One window from the genome of Halomicrobium zhouii encodes:
- the uvrB gene encoding excinuclease ABC subunit UvrB: protein MSNSGSPLSVDRPDVDRPFRVDAPFDPAGDQPDAIEQLANGYRQGMDKQTLLGVTGSGKTNTVSWVIEEIQQPTLVIAHNKTLAAQLYEEFRSLFPDNAVEYFVSYYDYYQPEAYVEQTDTYIDKDASINDEIDRLRHSATRSLLTRDDVIVIASVSAIYGLGDPRNYVDMSLRLEQGEAIDRDELLKRLVDLNYERNDVDFTQGTFRVRGDTVEIYPMYGRFAIRVEFWGDEIDRMLKVDPMQGDVKSTEPAVLVHPAEHYSIPENTLQQAIREIEKLKEERVAYFERQGDLVAAQRIEERTTFDLEMMKETGYCSGIENYSVHLSDRDSGDAPYTLMDYFPDDFLTVVDESHQTIPQIKGQYAGDKSRKDSLVENGFRLPTAYDNRPLTFEEFQEKASQTLFVSATPADYEREESDQIVEQIVRPTHLVDPKVEVAEATGQVDDLMDRIDSMPDDERVLVTTLTKRMAEDLTEFLEESGVDVAYMHDETDTLERHELIRSLRLGEIQVLVGINLLREGLDIPEVSLVAILDADQEGFLRSETTLVQTMGRAARNVNGKVVLYADERSSAMEAAIDETQRRRRIQQEYNEEHGYEATTIEKEIGETSLPGSKTDTSDVAGAGASDADEAARQIEQLEERMQEAAGNLEFELAADIRDRIRELRQEYDLHGGDDEEGVPAPTDEF, encoded by the coding sequence ATGAGTAACTCCGGCAGCCCGCTGTCCGTCGACCGTCCCGACGTCGACCGCCCGTTCCGGGTCGACGCGCCGTTCGACCCGGCGGGCGACCAGCCCGACGCCATCGAGCAACTGGCGAACGGTTACAGGCAGGGTATGGACAAGCAGACGCTCCTCGGCGTGACCGGGTCGGGCAAGACCAACACCGTCTCGTGGGTGATCGAGGAGATCCAGCAACCGACCCTCGTTATCGCCCACAACAAGACGCTGGCGGCCCAGCTCTACGAGGAGTTCCGGAGCCTCTTCCCGGACAACGCCGTCGAGTACTTCGTCTCCTACTACGACTACTACCAGCCCGAGGCCTACGTCGAACAGACGGACACCTACATCGACAAGGACGCATCGATCAACGACGAGATCGACCGACTGCGCCACAGCGCGACCCGTTCGCTGCTCACTCGTGACGACGTCATCGTCATCGCCAGCGTCTCGGCCATCTACGGGCTGGGTGACCCGCGTAACTACGTCGACATGAGTCTCAGGCTGGAACAGGGCGAGGCGATCGACCGCGACGAACTCCTGAAACGGCTCGTGGATCTGAACTACGAGCGCAACGACGTCGACTTCACCCAGGGTACCTTCCGCGTGCGCGGGGACACCGTCGAGATCTACCCGATGTACGGTCGTTTCGCGATCCGGGTGGAGTTCTGGGGCGACGAGATCGACCGCATGCTCAAGGTCGACCCCATGCAGGGTGACGTCAAGAGCACGGAACCCGCCGTCCTCGTCCACCCGGCGGAGCACTACTCCATTCCAGAGAACACCCTCCAGCAGGCCATCCGAGAGATCGAGAAACTGAAAGAGGAACGCGTGGCTTACTTCGAACGCCAGGGTGACCTGGTCGCCGCCCAGCGGATCGAGGAGCGCACCACCTTCGACCTGGAGATGATGAAGGAGACGGGCTACTGTTCGGGGATCGAGAACTACTCCGTCCACCTCTCGGACCGCGATTCCGGCGACGCGCCGTACACGCTGATGGATTACTTCCCCGACGACTTCCTCACCGTCGTCGACGAGTCTCACCAGACGATCCCCCAGATCAAGGGCCAGTACGCGGGGGACAAATCACGCAAGGACAGCCTCGTCGAGAACGGCTTCCGCCTCCCGACTGCCTACGACAACCGACCGCTCACCTTCGAGGAGTTCCAGGAGAAGGCCAGCCAGACGCTGTTCGTCTCCGCGACGCCCGCCGACTACGAGCGCGAAGAGAGCGACCAGATCGTCGAGCAGATCGTCCGTCCTACCCACCTCGTGGACCCGAAAGTCGAAGTCGCCGAGGCCACCGGCCAGGTCGACGACCTGATGGACCGGATCGATTCGATGCCCGACGACGAACGGGTCCTCGTCACCACGCTCACCAAACGTATGGCCGAGGACCTCACCGAGTTCCTCGAGGAGTCGGGCGTCGACGTCGCCTACATGCACGACGAGACCGACACCCTCGAACGCCACGAACTCATCCGCTCGCTCCGCCTGGGCGAGATCCAGGTCCTCGTCGGGATCAACCTCCTCCGCGAGGGGCTCGACATTCCCGAGGTCTCCCTGGTGGCCATCCTCGACGCCGACCAGGAGGGATTCCTCCGCAGCGAGACCACCCTCGTACAGACGATGGGGCGGGCCGCCCGGAACGTCAACGGGAAAGTGGTACTCTACGCCGACGAGCGCTCCAGCGCCATGGAGGCCGCCATCGACGAGACCCAGCGCCGCCGCCGAATCCAGCAGGAGTACAACGAGGAACACGGCTACGAGGCGACGACTATCGAGAAGGAGATCGGCGAGACCTCCTTACCCGGCTCCAAGACCGACACCTCCGACGTGGCCGGGGCCGGTGCCAGCGACGCCGACGAGGCGGCCCGGCAGATCGAGCAGTTAGAGGAACGTATGCAGGAGGCCGCCGGCAACCTGGAGTTCGAACTCGCCGCTGACATCCGCGACCGTATCCGGGAGCTCCGCCAGGAGTACGACCTCCACGGCGGTGACGACGAAGAGGGCGTTCCCGCGCCAACCGACGAGTTCTGA
- a CDS encoding aldo/keto reductase, whose protein sequence is MEYTTLGSTGMEVSQICLGCMSFGDEEPWMLDEEEGREIIDRAIDLGVNFFDTANAYSDGRSEVILGNALAEYDRDEQVVATKVRFPVGEDTPNASGLSRKTIEQELDDSLDRLGLDTVDLYQTHRVDPNTPPETTLRALDDAVRRGKIRHAGTSSMYAHHLAERLRTSEREGLVSYETMQNHYHLAYREEERDMLPLCDRNDIGVIPWGPLGQGFLTRPFEELAETERGDPDNFHNPTSEYERGGGREINERIQEVAEDEGVTMAQIALAWQFQNEYVDAPIVGTTSMEHLEDAVEALEIDLSDSDVEYLEEPYEPQPVVGI, encoded by the coding sequence ATGGAGTACACCACACTCGGCTCGACCGGGATGGAAGTCTCGCAGATCTGTCTGGGATGCATGAGCTTCGGGGACGAGGAGCCATGGATGCTCGACGAGGAGGAGGGACGGGAGATCATCGACCGGGCCATCGACCTGGGGGTCAACTTCTTCGACACGGCCAACGCCTACTCCGACGGTCGCTCGGAGGTGATCCTCGGAAACGCGCTGGCGGAGTACGACCGCGACGAGCAGGTCGTCGCGACGAAGGTACGGTTCCCCGTCGGCGAAGACACGCCCAACGCCTCGGGGCTCTCGCGGAAGACCATCGAGCAGGAACTGGACGACTCGCTGGACCGGCTCGGGCTGGACACCGTCGACCTCTACCAGACCCACCGCGTCGATCCGAACACGCCGCCGGAGACGACGCTGCGGGCGCTGGACGACGCCGTCCGGCGCGGGAAGATTCGCCACGCCGGCACCTCGTCGATGTACGCCCACCACCTCGCCGAGCGCCTGCGGACGAGCGAGCGCGAGGGGCTGGTGAGCTACGAGACGATGCAGAACCACTACCACCTCGCCTACCGCGAGGAGGAACGCGACATGCTGCCGCTGTGTGACCGGAACGATATCGGGGTCATCCCGTGGGGCCCGCTGGGTCAGGGATTCCTGACTCGCCCATTCGAGGAACTGGCCGAGACCGAGCGCGGCGATCCGGACAACTTCCACAACCCCACCTCCGAGTACGAGCGCGGCGGCGGGCGGGAGATCAACGAGCGCATCCAGGAGGTGGCCGAAGACGAGGGCGTCACGATGGCCCAGATCGCGCTGGCCTGGCAGTTCCAGAACGAGTACGTCGACGCGCCGATCGTCGGCACGACGAGCATGGAGCACCTCGAGGACGCCGTCGAAGCCCTGGAGATCGACCTGTCCGACTCGGACGTCGAGTACCTCGAAGAGCCGTACGAACCCCAGCCCGTCGTCGGAATCTGA
- a CDS encoding DUF7344 domain-containing protein → MASQSCYPDKAPQVSRLLDVLGHNLRREIIHFFENYTESQTVFVDELVSHLLGRIPETSADKLQMKLVHTHLPKLARTGWIDHDRRTDEVRYYGHDHAETWLGDLRAVFSDRTHTT, encoded by the coding sequence ATGGCATCTCAGTCCTGTTATCCAGACAAAGCGCCACAAGTGAGCCGGCTACTAGACGTACTGGGCCACAATCTTCGCCGCGAAATCATTCACTTCTTCGAGAATTACACCGAATCACAGACGGTGTTCGTCGATGAACTTGTCTCGCATCTTCTGGGTCGGATCCCCGAGACGAGTGCGGATAAGCTTCAAATGAAACTCGTCCACACCCACCTCCCGAAGTTGGCTCGCACAGGCTGGATTGACCACGACCGTAGAACCGACGAAGTCCGGTACTATGGTCATGACCACGCCGAGACCTGGTTAGGAGACCTTCGTGCCGTCTTCTCAGACAGAACTCACACGACGTAA
- a CDS encoding rubrerythrin family protein — protein MNPSEFTESVRDANETALSRLGSSKSLYALTEGEMEEDVVLARAADLTYYAAETFDDWADDHGAFAAAADAEREHYDTIVGKLDDHEPGDASVIYDTLADLDGTAARLGGLVGWAVVVGETTGQLTGYFTGQADPKTSQVFRTIRGEIEDVRDEALDALADDDWDAAREAADAVVQDAYDEYFETLEDLGVNPKPVC, from the coding sequence ATGAACCCATCCGAATTCACCGAGTCGGTCCGCGACGCCAACGAGACGGCGCTCTCGCGGCTCGGCTCCTCGAAATCGCTGTACGCACTGACGGAGGGTGAGATGGAGGAGGACGTCGTCCTCGCGCGCGCGGCCGACCTGACGTACTACGCGGCCGAGACGTTCGACGACTGGGCCGACGACCACGGCGCCTTCGCCGCCGCAGCCGATGCCGAGCGCGAGCACTACGACACCATCGTCGGCAAGCTCGACGACCACGAGCCAGGCGACGCCTCGGTCATCTACGACACCCTCGCCGACCTGGACGGCACCGCCGCCCGCCTCGGCGGACTCGTCGGCTGGGCCGTCGTCGTCGGCGAGACCACCGGCCAGCTCACCGGCTACTTCACCGGCCAGGCCGACCCCAAAACCTCGCAGGTGTTCCGGACCATCCGCGGCGAAATCGAGGACGTGCGGGACGAAGCGCTCGACGCGCTCGCCGACGACGACTGGGACGCCGCCCGCGAGGCCGCCGACGCGGTCGTGCAGGACGCCTACGACGAGTACTTCGAGACGCTCGAGGACCTGGGCGTCAACCCCAAACCGGTTTGTTGA
- a CDS encoding DUF106 domain-containing protein — protein MDSELRETVRDDEALAAALSTVLDHAEATDGTVTWPGVTDDVPAEQWGRLLETGLLVDAGECFVVDDPTTAREVVDDVEPDPDAVGAGADEPGDTSWSLQDKVAGVGALALMASYQIPSARGAVGSTMHQFLGPVEAALPFALTVALLAVVVGGASGVLNRRLRDTERADRVKARMGTIRDRLSDARDRGDEAAVERLEAEQRELMSDQLLLFKDMLRPMAYTVLLTAPVFLWLTWLAVAPAAAITPTATVFPFVGRIVWTARLLGPIQVWTVWYFVCSLVGGTAVRRAIGRVTAA, from the coding sequence ATGGATTCGGAGTTACGTGAGACTGTGCGCGACGACGAGGCGCTGGCCGCGGCGCTCTCGACCGTGCTCGACCACGCGGAAGCCACGGACGGCACCGTCACGTGGCCCGGCGTCACCGACGACGTCCCGGCCGAGCAGTGGGGCCGCCTGCTCGAAACTGGGTTGCTCGTGGACGCGGGCGAGTGTTTCGTCGTCGACGACCCGACCACGGCGCGCGAGGTGGTCGACGACGTCGAGCCCGACCCCGATGCCGTCGGTGCCGGAGCCGACGAGCCCGGTGACACGTCCTGGTCGCTCCAGGACAAGGTCGCGGGCGTCGGTGCGCTCGCGCTGATGGCGAGCTACCAGATCCCGAGCGCCCGCGGCGCCGTCGGGAGTACGATGCACCAGTTCCTCGGCCCCGTCGAGGCGGCGCTACCATTCGCTCTCACCGTCGCCCTGCTGGCCGTCGTCGTCGGTGGGGCCTCCGGCGTCCTCAATCGGCGTCTCCGCGACACCGAACGGGCCGACCGCGTCAAGGCGCGGATGGGGACTATCCGGGACCGGCTCTCCGACGCCCGCGACCGGGGCGACGAGGCGGCCGTCGAGCGGCTCGAGGCCGAGCAGCGCGAACTGATGAGCGACCAGTTGCTTCTGTTCAAAGACATGCTGCGGCCGATGGCATACACCGTCCTCCTGACGGCGCCGGTGTTCCTCTGGCTCACCTGGCTCGCCGTCGCGCCCGCGGCAGCGATCACGCCGACGGCGACGGTGTTCCCCTTCGTCGGCCGCATCGTCTGGACCGCGCGCCTGCTCGGGCCGATCCAGGTGTGGACCGTCTGGTACTTCGTCTGCTCGCTCGTCGGGGGCACCGCGGTACGACGTGCCATCGGCCGCGTGACGGCCGCGTAG
- a CDS encoding dolichyl-phosphate hexose transferase produces the protein MSETDGQYGLDDVSVVMGAYNEREAIGPVLEEIDDATDGAAEVVVVDSSTDGTAEVARDHGATVVEQPPQGYGVAVREALLSATNPVRVTTDCDGTYPLERIPDFLGLINDGYDVVSGDRLYHGARTMPTLNRYGNHAFAALASGLMAERVHDVTTGMRAYRGELIENIQWTENTGLSAELLLRPVMRGYRVREEPIEYDERLGETKLDPFSGGAEIAKSIVKVCLEERDLL, from the coding sequence ATGAGCGAAACCGACGGACAGTACGGTCTCGACGACGTCAGCGTGGTGATGGGTGCATACAACGAGCGCGAAGCTATCGGGCCGGTGCTCGAGGAGATCGACGACGCGACCGACGGCGCGGCCGAGGTCGTCGTCGTCGACAGCTCGACCGACGGAACGGCCGAGGTGGCCCGGGACCACGGTGCGACGGTCGTCGAACAGCCGCCACAGGGCTACGGCGTCGCCGTGCGCGAGGCGCTGCTGTCGGCGACAAACCCGGTCCGGGTGACGACGGATTGCGACGGCACGTACCCGCTGGAGCGGATTCCCGACTTCCTCGGGCTGATCAACGACGGCTACGACGTCGTCAGCGGCGACCGGCTCTACCACGGCGCGCGGACGATGCCGACGCTCAACCGGTACGGCAACCACGCCTTCGCGGCGCTGGCCAGCGGCCTGATGGCCGAGCGCGTCCACGACGTGACGACGGGGATGCGGGCCTACCGGGGCGAGCTGATCGAAAACATTCAGTGGACCGAGAACACCGGCCTCTCCGCCGAACTGCTGCTTCGACCGGTGATGCGAGGCTATCGAGTCAGGGAGGAGCCCATCGAGTACGACGAGCGACTCGGCGAGACGAAGCTGGATCCGTTCAGTGGTGGTGCGGAGATCGCCAAGTCAATCGTGAAAGTGTGTCTGGAAGAGCGCGACCTGCTGTGA
- a CDS encoding ABC transporter permease, which translates to MGAGSDRAGTTRDRLRGIARDDDGPSVALVLLAGGVAAAVLTPLLWLLLRASTIEPAEALSLLTSPTATDVLVNSLGLVAVVTAASVALGVPLAVLTVQTDLPFRRFWTVVVALPLVVPSYIGAFAYVSAFGPNGALADLLAPLGIPVPTVYGLGGTALVLTLFVYPYVFLTTRASLLSFDESQLEAARTLNHGYRAAFRRVILPQIAPGVTAGALLVALYTLSDFGTPAIMRFDVFTRVIYVELNSFGIGRANATLFSLELLAVTAVILALESRVGGDGGSGYGSPASANAVVPLGRYRWVAAALPALVATFTLVLPVGVLAMWLVRSGPGYAGGGLAFQPEFALNSVYVAALAALATVLFALPVAYYAGRSNTWLARAAERATYLGYAMPGVVLGLALVFFGIHYAPAVYQTLPLLVFAYVVRFLPQAVGSTRSSVLGVDPELIGAARVLGAPPRRAFRRVTLPLIAPGLLAGAALVFLTTMKELDTTLILHPTGFTTLVTYIWRVQEAGYYGRAALPALVLVVVSGLSMIPLLRQRGDDA; encoded by the coding sequence ATGGGCGCCGGGAGCGACCGGGCGGGGACGACACGCGACCGCCTCCGTGGAATCGCGCGCGACGACGACGGCCCGAGCGTCGCGCTCGTCCTGCTCGCGGGCGGCGTCGCCGCGGCCGTCCTCACCCCGCTCCTCTGGCTCCTGTTGCGGGCCTCGACCATCGAACCGGCCGAAGCGCTCTCCCTGCTGACCTCGCCGACGGCGACTGACGTCCTCGTCAACAGCCTGGGTCTCGTCGCCGTCGTCACGGCCGCGTCTGTCGCACTTGGCGTCCCGCTCGCGGTGCTGACGGTCCAGACAGACCTCCCCTTCCGCCGGTTCTGGACCGTCGTCGTCGCGCTGCCGCTCGTCGTCCCGAGCTACATCGGCGCCTTCGCCTACGTCTCAGCGTTCGGCCCGAACGGCGCGCTCGCCGACCTGCTCGCGCCGCTGGGTATTCCGGTCCCGACGGTGTACGGCCTCGGCGGGACGGCGCTGGTGCTGACGCTGTTCGTCTACCCCTACGTCTTCCTCACGACGCGCGCGTCGCTGCTCTCCTTCGACGAGAGCCAGCTCGAGGCCGCCCGCACCCTCAACCACGGCTACCGGGCCGCCTTCCGCCGGGTGATCCTCCCGCAAATAGCGCCCGGCGTCACCGCCGGTGCGCTGCTGGTTGCGCTGTACACGCTCTCTGACTTCGGGACGCCCGCAATCATGCGCTTCGACGTGTTCACCCGCGTCATCTACGTCGAACTGAACAGCTTCGGCATCGGGCGGGCGAACGCGACCCTGTTCTCGCTGGAATTGCTCGCCGTGACGGCGGTGATCCTCGCCCTGGAGTCCCGCGTCGGCGGCGACGGCGGGTCGGGCTACGGCTCGCCGGCGTCGGCGAACGCGGTCGTCCCCCTGGGACGCTATCGCTGGGTCGCGGCGGCGCTCCCCGCGCTCGTGGCGACGTTCACGCTCGTGCTCCCGGTCGGCGTGCTCGCGATGTGGCTCGTCCGCTCCGGCCCGGGCTACGCCGGCGGTGGGCTCGCCTTCCAGCCCGAGTTCGCGTTGAACTCCGTCTACGTGGCGGCGCTGGCGGCCCTGGCGACGGTCCTGTTCGCGCTGCCGGTGGCGTACTACGCCGGCCGGTCGAATACGTGGCTCGCCCGGGCCGCCGAGCGGGCGACGTACCTGGGCTACGCGATGCCCGGCGTCGTCCTCGGCCTGGCGCTGGTGTTCTTCGGCATCCACTACGCGCCCGCGGTGTACCAGACGCTCCCGCTGCTCGTGTTCGCCTACGTCGTCCGCTTCCTCCCGCAGGCGGTCGGGTCGACGCGCTCGTCGGTGCTCGGCGTCGACCCGGAACTGATCGGGGCGGCTCGCGTCCTCGGCGCCCCGCCCAGGCGAGCGTTCCGCCGGGTGACGCTGCCGCTCATCGCGCCGGGGCTGCTCGCCGGGGCCGCGCTCGTGTTCCTGACGACGATGAAGGAACTCGACACGACCCTCATCCTGCATCCGACAGGCTTTACGACCCTAGTAACCTACATCTGGCGAGTACAGGAGGCGGGCTACTACGGCCGGGCGGCGCTGCCGGCGCTCGTGCTGGTCGTCGTCTCCGGCCTCTCGATGATACCGCTGTTACGCCAGCGAGGTGACGATGCATAA
- a CDS encoding DUF7846 domain-containing protein, with the protein MREWDHGRRFDWDVPEVDRYRVATLLLAAVAALVAVLVATRVFPHHSINHDEGVYLQQAQMLLAGELFLRPPVEDAFRPWFFVEDGDRLYPKYSPVPAAVFALGKLLGGFTVALAGVAAAVVGLTAALGRELFDGRTGLLAGGLVLASPLFLVQSGVYLPYALTTALNLAFALAYLRAERRGSLRAAVVAGAAVALAFFARPYTAVLFAAPFVAHACWTLVRSGAWRTAFGADGDGNRALLERRVVTASLGTAGVLVALGYNWVVTGDPLVFPYQAFAPHDGVGFGHREILGHEADYDLELATRSNGLVLRRLFTDWVVAGPLGTVLAAAGVAVALAKRGSPSATQRALLAGLFLSIPLGNLAFWGNFNVLGDLSVQRDGLIHFLGPYYHFDLVVPTAIFAAYAGVFGADRLRTALEGRLSAAGARRVAAAAVLVSATAFGAVAVDTADGPLERNYDAGQELEAAYEPFDDGAPGNAVVFLPEPYGPWLNHPIQGLRNDPSFDGATVYALDGDELPVAAAYPDRELYRYVYAGSWSPTDGQRVDAGLQPVDRVAGETVQVDATTTLPAGADGVTLRLSTDTGSTYVVANGTEETLDLTVTVDGDRATLSGPSVPSTANATAAVERRDEVTLEVFVATGGASGFTYRIEFPIAADDGQIRALSPTSERCQVPTRCTPVGVDGVAAESIETTVRAGSN; encoded by the coding sequence ATGAGAGAGTGGGATCACGGGAGGAGATTCGACTGGGACGTCCCAGAGGTGGACCGCTACCGCGTCGCGACGCTCCTTCTGGCCGCGGTCGCGGCCCTCGTCGCCGTCCTCGTCGCCACACGCGTCTTTCCGCACCACTCGATCAACCACGACGAGGGGGTGTACCTCCAGCAGGCCCAGATGCTACTGGCGGGCGAGCTCTTTCTCCGGCCGCCCGTCGAGGACGCCTTCCGTCCCTGGTTCTTCGTCGAAGACGGCGACCGGCTCTACCCGAAGTACTCGCCCGTCCCGGCGGCCGTCTTCGCCCTCGGGAAGCTCCTGGGCGGGTTCACCGTAGCCCTCGCCGGCGTCGCCGCGGCCGTCGTCGGCCTCACGGCCGCCCTCGGGCGCGAGCTATTCGACGGGCGGACGGGGCTGCTCGCCGGCGGGCTGGTGCTCGCCTCGCCGCTCTTCCTCGTGCAATCGGGAGTCTACCTCCCCTACGCGCTGACGACGGCGCTGAACCTCGCGTTCGCGCTGGCCTACCTCCGGGCGGAGCGACGGGGCAGCCTCCGGGCCGCGGTGGTGGCCGGCGCCGCCGTCGCCCTCGCCTTCTTCGCCAGGCCGTACACCGCCGTGCTGTTCGCCGCCCCGTTCGTCGCCCACGCCTGCTGGACGCTCGTCCGGTCGGGCGCCTGGAGAACCGCGTTCGGGGCCGACGGTGACGGAAACCGCGCGCTCCTCGAACGACGGGTGGTGACCGCGAGCCTGGGCACCGCCGGCGTCCTCGTCGCGCTGGGGTACAACTGGGTCGTCACCGGCGACCCGCTCGTCTTCCCCTACCAGGCGTTCGCGCCCCACGACGGCGTCGGCTTCGGCCACCGGGAGATCCTCGGCCACGAGGCCGACTACGACCTCGAACTCGCCACGCGGTCCAACGGCCTCGTCCTCCGCCGGCTGTTCACCGACTGGGTCGTCGCCGGGCCTCTGGGAACCGTACTCGCTGCCGCCGGCGTGGCGGTCGCGCTCGCGAAGCGTGGCTCGCCCTCGGCGACCCAGCGGGCGCTTCTCGCCGGTCTCTTCCTCTCGATTCCGCTCGGCAACCTCGCCTTCTGGGGGAACTTCAACGTCCTCGGGGACCTCTCGGTGCAGCGCGACGGGCTGATCCACTTTCTGGGCCCGTACTACCACTTCGACCTGGTGGTCCCGACCGCCATCTTCGCGGCCTACGCGGGGGTCTTCGGCGCAGACCGATTGCGGACGGCCCTCGAGGGCCGGCTCTCGGCCGCTGGCGCCCGGCGCGTGGCCGCGGCCGCCGTGCTGGTGAGCGCCACGGCGTTCGGCGCCGTCGCCGTCGACACCGCCGACGGGCCACTCGAACGTAACTACGACGCCGGGCAGGAACTCGAGGCCGCCTACGAACCGTTCGACGACGGCGCGCCCGGGAACGCCGTCGTCTTCCTCCCCGAACCCTACGGCCCGTGGCTCAATCATCCCATCCAGGGGCTCCGGAACGACCCCTCCTTCGACGGCGCGACGGTGTACGCCCTCGACGGCGACGAACTCCCCGTCGCGGCTGCCTACCCGGACCGGGAGCTGTACCGCTACGTCTACGCCGGGTCGTGGTCGCCCACCGACGGCCAGCGCGTCGACGCCGGACTCCAGCCGGTCGACCGCGTCGCGGGCGAGACGGTCCAGGTGGACGCGACGACGACACTTCCGGCAGGGGCCGACGGAGTCACGCTCCGGCTCTCGACGGACACGGGCTCGACCTACGTCGTCGCGAACGGGACGGAGGAGACGCTGGACCTGACCGTCACCGTCGACGGGGACCGGGCGACCCTCTCGGGCCCGAGCGTGCCGTCGACGGCGAACGCGACCGCCGCCGTCGAACGACGGGACGAAGTGACGCTCGAAGTATTCGTCGCGACGGGCGGCGCGTCCGGCTTCACGTACCGGATCGAGTTCCCCATCGCCGCCGACGACGGACAGATCCGGGCGCTCTCGCCGACGAGCGAACGCTGCCAGGTGCCCACCCGGTGTACGCCGGTGGGCGTCGACGGCGTGGCTGCCGAGAGCATCGAGACGACGGTCCGCGCCGGGAGCAACTGA
- a CDS encoding ABC transporter ATP-binding protein produces the protein MHNDVRIDDPAAERFEAAPATGTDADGDPGDPVLELDGVGKRYGPETAVSELDLTVRDGELLTLLGPSGCGKTTTLRMIAGLEDPSEGTVTVADETVAGDGATVPPEERDVGMVFQEFALFPHLTVAENVAFGLEDPDSEAAEERVTELLDLVGLGEYGDRTPGDLSGGQRQRVALARSLAPEPDVLLLDEPFSNLDVRLRVAMREEVRRILDEAGVTAVSVTHDQEEALSISDRVAVMHDGHVEQVGSPAEVFEHPESRFVASFLGQASFLPAAVGDDSVETIIGSYDRDLLEGLTEEYTGADVDVLVRPDDLRATPANESEADGNVVRRQYTGPSFVYHVELADGNVVRCLHNHAEDFDVGEPVGVTLVADHTLAWYPAER, from the coding sequence ATGCATAACGACGTTCGAATCGACGACCCGGCGGCCGAGCGCTTCGAGGCGGCACCAGCCACCGGTACGGACGCGGACGGGGACCCGGGCGACCCGGTCCTCGAACTCGACGGGGTCGGCAAGCGATACGGCCCCGAAACCGCGGTTTCCGAACTGGATCTGACGGTCCGCGACGGTGAGTTGCTCACTCTGCTCGGCCCCTCCGGCTGTGGCAAGACGACGACGCTCCGGATGATCGCCGGCCTCGAAGACCCCAGCGAGGGGACTGTCACCGTCGCCGACGAGACGGTGGCCGGCGACGGGGCTACCGTCCCGCCCGAGGAGCGCGACGTCGGCATGGTGTTCCAGGAGTTCGCGCTCTTCCCACACCTGACCGTCGCCGAGAACGTCGCGTTCGGACTCGAGGACCCCGACAGCGAGGCCGCCGAGGAACGAGTGACGGAACTGCTCGACCTCGTGGGCCTGGGCGAGTACGGCGACCGGACGCCCGGGGACCTCTCGGGCGGCCAGCGCCAGCGGGTCGCACTCGCCCGCTCGCTCGCCCCCGAACCCGACGTTCTGCTGCTGGACGAGCCCTTCTCCAACCTCGACGTCCGCCTCCGGGTCGCCATGCGCGAAGAGGTGCGCCGGATCCTCGACGAGGCTGGCGTCACCGCCGTCTCCGTCACCCACGACCAGGAAGAAGCGCTCTCTATCTCCGACCGCGTCGCCGTCATGCACGACGGCCACGTCGAACAGGTCGGCAGCCCCGCCGAGGTGTTCGAACACCCCGAATCGCGCTTCGTCGCCAGCTTCCTCGGCCAGGCGAGTTTCCTCCCCGCGGCGGTCGGCGATGACTCCGTCGAGACGATCATCGGCTCGTACGACCGGGATCTGCTCGAAGGGCTCACCGAGGAGTACACCGGCGCCGACGTCGATGTCCTCGTCCGCCCGGACGACCTGCGGGCGACGCCGGCCAACGAGTCCGAAGCGGACGGCAACGTCGTCCGTCGCCAGTACACCGGTCCCTCCTTCGTCTACCACGTGGAACTCGCCGACGGCAACGTCGTCCGCTGCCTGCACAACCACGCCGAGGACTTCGACGTCGGCGAACCGGTCGGCGTCACCCTCGTCGCCGACCACACCCTGGCCTGGTACCCCGCCGAGCGATGA